One genomic segment of Colias croceus chromosome 16, ilColCroc2.1 includes these proteins:
- the LOC123698674 gene encoding synaptic vesicle glycoprotein 2C-like, translating to MVETDPGPKKPHNCDVKSDHQLNGPGSKTAELGVVTSLKSPVKFDPEKGSNTEKADFEKAIELTRYGRFHYLLLAVCGLVSTSEEMDVISMSFILPSAQCDLDLTTETKGWLNSIIFIGMMVGAYAWGSVADSLGRKRVLIAISFINALAIVASSFSQNYELFMLFRFINGAALGGSGPVIWSYFAEFQPKNKRGAMLSFMAAFWTLGNLFVAGLAWVIIPSEIGIQKGAFIYNSWRIFLLVMSLPSFLVAALLFLLPESPKFLISTGRHEDALEVFRGIYMMNTGRSKEEYPVKQLLVDEPLHPKQEKQIEANKEPKSKLRRMLSDIVEHSKQLFVPPILKFTTISITINFTFHIGYYGLMMWFPEMFNRFDEWSRTHDNAEADICQVTAYVTKFGTHSAEANCDSHINSDVFMESLITVAAAIPSNIFAVLGMDRLGRKFFLVFATFSAGLCSAAMYFVYNKTNNLIVSAIFSSVISCGNASLDCLITEVFPTNLRATGVAVSMVAARLGGIIGNVVIATLLDTYCPAPTFIVAVLLASGGLMCLFLPNTTRQALQ from the exons ATGGTAGAAACTGACCCTGGGCCCAAGAAACCTCACA ATTGTGATGTAAAAAGTGACCACCAACTAAACGGACCAGGTTCGAAAACCGCCGAGCTTG GCGTCGTTACTTCGCTGAAGTCACCAGTAAAGTTCGACCCAGAAAAGGGCTCCAATACTGAAAAGGCTGACTTCGAAAAGGCTATTGAACTAACTC GCTATGGCCGCTTCCACTACCTGCTGCTGGCCGTTTGCGGTCTCGTCAGCACTTCAGAGGAGATGGACGTCATCTCCATGTCGTTCATCTTACCTTCTGCACAGTGCGACTTAGACCTTACAACGGAAACGAAA GGATGGCTGAACAGCATAATTTTCATCGGCATGATGGTTGGCGCGTACGCGTGGGGGTCCGTGGCCGACTCACTTGGCCGCAAGCGGGTGTTGATCGCAATTTCTTTCATCAACGCTCTGGCGATCGTCGCATCTTCCTTCAGCCAGAACTATGAACTGTTCATGCTTTTCAGATTCATCAACGGTGCAGC ATTGGGAGGATCAGGACCCGTCATCTGGTCCTATTTCGCAGAATTTCAGCCGAAGAATAAGCGCGGTGCTATGTTAAGTTTTATGGCCGCTTTCTGGACTCTGGGAAATTTGTTCGTCGCTGGCTTGGCGTGGGTTATCATCCCTAGCG AGATCGGGATTCAAAAAGGTGCCTTTATCTACAATTCATGGCGTATCTTCTTATTGGTGATGTCTCTACCGTCGTTCTTGGTAGCCGCACTTTTATTCTTACTACCTGAATCACCCAAGTTTTTGATATCTACCGGACGTCATGAAGATGCATTAGAAGTGTTTAGAGGCATTTATATGATGAATACGGGACGTAGTAAAGAAGAGTACCCAGTAAAGCAACTGCTTGTAGACGAACCGCTGCATCCAAAACAAGAAAAGCAAATTGAAGCTAATAAGGAACCAAAATCGAAGTTGAGAAGAATGCTAAGTGATATCGTAGAACACAGCAAGCAATTATTTGTACCGCCTATTCTCAAGTTTACAACGATCTCTATCACGATTAATTTTACATTCCATATTGG ATACTACGGACTGATGATGTGGTTCCCCGAGATGTTCAACCGTTTCGACGAGTGGTCGCGCACACATGACAACGCAGAGGCCGACATTTGCCAAGTCACAGCATACGTCACAAAGTTCGGTACACACTCTGCGGAGGCTAACTGCGATTCCCACATCAATTCTGATGTGTTCATGGAGTCTCTCATCACTGTGGCCGCTGCGATACCATCTAACATCTTCGCTGTGCTCGGTATGGATAGACTTGGCAGGAAGTTCTTCTTAG TATTCGCAACATTCTCAGCGGGTCTGTGCTCAGCTGCGATGTACTTCGTATACAACAAGACCAACAACCTTATAGTCAGCGCTATATTCAGCTCAGTCATATCCTGCGGTAACGCTTCCCTCGACTGTTTGATTACTGAAGTCTTTCCAACCAACTTACG AGCTACCGGCGTCGCAGTATCCATGgttgcggcccgtctcggtgGTATCATCGGCAACGTAGTCATCGCCACGTTGCTGGACACATACTGTCCCGCCCCGACCTTCATAGTGGCCGTGCTGCTCGCCAGCGGCGGTCTGATGTGCCTCTTCCTGCCTAACACCACGCGGCAGGCCTTACAATAA